The sequence AAACCATGGGATATTTAAAGGATTATAATGTTGATACTTTGGCCCTGCCCTATGGCAGCTATTCAAAAGACAATTATGAAGTTATTATATCCGGCAGATATGACGATATAGAATACTTCAACAGAGCAATACTGATGGTTGGTGCAGAGCCTGCATTATCTCCTGTCCATAAAAGATTTGATCCCCATAGGCTTCCTAGAATAAGAGGAAGTCAGGTATATATCGACAGATGGTTGAAGCATTTCGATGATAATCCACATGAGAGATATATAAGTGATGGAGACCTGAATACTATTACAGTTCCCAAAGAAATGAAAAAAAGTATTAACCCGGAAGCATTGAATGGCAAAGAGTTAAAGGTTTATTAGATTTAAAACCTTCCTGTAATCAGCAAAATGCCGATTATAATAAAAGCAGAACCTGCACCTGCATGTATATAACTGGTAGGAATTATTTCAGCAATAGTTCCTCCCAGTAATACTCCAATAAGAGAAGTGAGAATAAGGGCAGCAGAGGCCCCTAAGAATACACCTAACATAGATTCGCTGTTATGAGCGGCCATAAGCATAGTCGTTAACTGGGTTTTGTCTCCTAATTCTGCGAGAAAAACTAGAACAAAGGTTATAAGGGATGTTTTCCACATTTTTATGACCTCCCAAGGGTCTTTTTCTTTTTCCTTGACCTGATGACTTTAATCCGTCCTGTATAGTGCTGCAGTAAACTACCGCATAATCCCCCAATTATGGTTCCTATTATTATGCTGTATATAAAAGCATCACCGACACCTGTTGCTAGTTCCAAATTTATTCCTAAAATTGCCGGGAGACTCAATATGCCTTTTATATTAAGCAAATATCCCGTGTAGAAAGGAATCCATGATACGAATGCCCATAAAATACCGATAACGATACCCTTTTTCATAAAAAATCACCCCGGTTTTTAGTTCTACCTAATTATATAAAGATATACAATTATTTATTCCTGTTCTGTAAGTAATGTGTAATAATTTATTTTTTTTTTAATAAGTTGAATATAGAAAAAATCTTTTTAAAAGAGGTGAGTATAATGAAGGTTTTTCTTTTACATAGAAGGCATTTAATAACGATAGCAATCATAGTGGCAGGAACTATAAGCCTGGCTGTTGTGGTTAGCTTTACCCAAACCCTTGTAACTGTATTTAAACCTTCAGAAAAGCTATTACCGATTTACCGGGTTTATACCCCTGAGAAGAAGCTTTCTATTTCCTTTGATGCGGCCTGGGGTTCGGATAAGACGCCCAAAATTTTAGAAATATTGAGAAAATACAACGTAAAAACGACGTTTTTCCTGGTAGGGTTCTGGATAGAAAATTACCCTGATATGGCAAAAAGAATTGTAGAAGAAGGCCATGAAATAGGGAACCACTCTTCAACACATCCTAAGATGGGCGGGCTTTCGGAAGAAAAGATATATGAGGAACTAAAACGAACACACGATATTATAAAGGAGACTACCGGCTTTGAAGCCACCCTTTTTAGACCGCCTTTTGGAGACTACAGCAATACACTTATCCGGGCAGCAGAGAAATTCGGTTATAAAGTAATCCAGTGGGATGTAGATTCTCTTGACTGGAAAAACTTCTCTTCGAGGGCTATTGCAGATCGTGTTCTGTCCAGGGTCGAGAACGGTTCAATAGTTCTATTCCACAATAACGGAGCCCATACCCCTGAAGCGGTTGATATAATTTTAGAGAAATTAATTTCTGAAGGGTATGAGATAATACCTATATCCCGATTATTGATAGATGGTGAATATTATATAGACCATAGAGGAGAACAGAGGCCTGTCGGCAAATGACTTTTTAAAAGTTGACTGTAATTTAAAACAAAAATATAATGGTAATAGGAATATTTATAAATATATTATTATATAGGAGAGAAGAGACGATGCCGTATAATGAGGATCTACAGAAGGAAGTTCTGACCAGGCTCAGGACTATAAAAGGCCATATAGGTGGAATAGAGAAAATGGTTGAGGAGCAAAAGGACTGTCCGGATATTTTAATGCAGGTTGCTGCAATCAGGTCATCAATAGAAAAATTGGGCGTATTTTTGCTGGAAAATTATGCAGAAGAATGCCTTTTAAAGGCAATAAGAGACAAAAAGGACATCTCCCAGACCTTTACAGATGTGGTTCAGCAAATATTGAGGTTCTTAAAGTAATTCTATGATTATGAAGGAGACAAGGCGATGATTCCTGTTATTTCAATCGTAGGGCGTTCGAATAGCGGTAAAACTACCCTTTTGGAAAAGATTATTGGCGAATTGAGAAGGAGGAATATTAAGGTAGGGACGATTAAACATCATCATTACACCTTTGATATAGATACTGAGGGTAAAGATACCTGGAGGTTTTGGATGGCAGGTTCTGATTCCGTAGCAATTTCTTCTCCTTCAAAATTTGCATTGGTGTCCAGAGTTGAAAAAGAAAAAAATATTGATGAGATAGTTCGTTTAATGGGAGATGTGGATCTTGTAATAACTGAAGGTTATAAAAAATGCGACAAACCTAAGATTGAACTGATAAGAAGGCAAAAAGGGGAACAACCGATGGAATATCCTGAAGGGAATCCTCCTATTGCTTTTGTGGTAGACAGCAAAGAGGGATTCCAGGCCGGTGATATACCGGTTTTTTACCGGGATGACATAATCGAAA is a genomic window of Koleobacter methoxysyntrophicus containing:
- a CDS encoding TMEM165/GDT1 family protein, which codes for MWKTSLITFVLVFLAELGDKTQLTTMLMAAHNSESMLGVFLGASAALILTSLIGVLLGGTIAEIIPTSYIHAGAGSAFIIIGILLITGRF
- a CDS encoding polysaccharide deacetylase family protein, with amino-acid sequence MKVFLLHRRHLITIAIIVAGTISLAVVVSFTQTLVTVFKPSEKLLPIYRVYTPEKKLSISFDAAWGSDKTPKILEILRKYNVKTTFFLVGFWIENYPDMAKRIVEEGHEIGNHSSTHPKMGGLSEEKIYEELKRTHDIIKETTGFEATLFRPPFGDYSNTLIRAAEKFGYKVIQWDVDSLDWKNFSSRAIADRVLSRVENGSIVLFHNNGAHTPEAVDIILEKLISEGYEIIPISRLLIDGEYYIDHRGEQRPVGK
- a CDS encoding metal-sensitive transcriptional regulator — its product is MPYNEDLQKEVLTRLRTIKGHIGGIEKMVEEQKDCPDILMQVAAIRSSIEKLGVFLLENYAEECLLKAIRDKKDISQTFTDVVQQILRFLK
- the mobB gene encoding molybdopterin-guanine dinucleotide biosynthesis protein B, whose amino-acid sequence is MIPVISIVGRSNSGKTTLLEKIIGELRRRNIKVGTIKHHHYTFDIDTEGKDTWRFWMAGSDSVAISSPSKFALVSRVEKEKNIDEIVRLMGDVDLVITEGYKKCDKPKIELIRRQKGEQPMEYPEGNPPIAFVVDSKEGFQAGDIPVFYRDDIIEIADFIIDFCKLKP